A single Oncorhynchus kisutch isolate 150728-3 linkage group LG19, Okis_V2, whole genome shotgun sequence DNA region contains:
- the LOC109879464 gene encoding muscarinic acetylcholine receptor M2-like — protein sequence MEMFNFTNFTYWNASEGTDAGPVTEPESPYKTVEVVFIVLVAGSLSLVTVIGNILVMLSIKVNRNLQTVNNYFLFSLACADLIIGLCSMNLYTVYIVIGYWPLGPVVCDLWLALDYVVSNASVMNLLIISFDRYFCVTKPLSYPVKRTTKMAGMMIAAAWVLSFILWAPAILFWQFIVGGRTVPERECYIQFFSNAAVTFGTAIAAFYLPVIIMVILYIQISIASKSRVKKETRKPSGPNPEALSHEQARASNTAKPINNNLTAEDTEQGTTQATDDVANQHEGKLQNGKGPSTTGGEGEMEGEDGGRENCAHGEEKESSNDSTSGSAAASNHKEEEAVPSRANCNTELVQQPTRHRAKAGGSKLTCIKIKTSSLKGDCYTPSNATVEIVSATEKQNHVARKIVKMTKQPPKKKKAPPSREKKVTRTIMAILVAFVATWTPYNVMVLINTFCSSCIPSTVWTIGYWLCYINSTINPACYALCNVTFKKTFKHLLLCQYKNIRSAR from the coding sequence ATGGAGATGTTCAATTTCACCAACTTCACCTACTGGAATGCTTCAGAAGGCACTGACGCAGGGCCTGTCACTGAACCCGAAAGCCCATACAAGACTGTGGAGGTGGTGTTCATCGTATTGGTGGCTGGGTCCCTCAGCCTGGTCACCGTTATTGGAAATATCCTGGTCATGCTTTCCATTAAGGTCAATAGGAACCTACAGACTGTCAACAACTACTTTTTATTCAGCCTTGCATGTGCTGACCTAATCATCGGGCTGTGTTCCATGAacttgtatacagtatacataGTGATTGGCTACTGGCCCTTAGGGCCTGTGGTGTGTGATCTGTGGCTAGCCTTGGACTATGTAGTGAGTAACGCATCTGTCATGAACCTACTCATTATCAGTTTTGACAGATACTTCTGTGTCACAAAGCCCCTCAGCTACCCTGTCAAAAGGACCACCAAGATGGCAGGGATGATGATTGCTGCTGCCTGGGTCCTGTCCTTCATTCTGTGGGCCCCGGCCATCCTTTTCTGGCAGTTCATCGTGGGCGGGCGGACAGTGCCTGAGAGGGAGTGTTACATTCAGTTCTTCTCTAATGCAGCAGTCACCTTCGGCACGGCCATCGCAGCCTTCTACCTGCCCGTTATCATCATGGTCATTCTCTACATACAGATCTCTATAGCCAGTAAAAGCCGGGTAAAGAAGGAGACCAGGAAGCCGTCAGGGCCCAACCCAGAGGCCCTGTCCCACGAGCAGGCAAGGGCCAGTAATACTGCCAAGCCcatcaacaacaacctgacaGCAGAGGACACAGAGCAGGGCACGACCCAAGCCACAGATGACGTGGCGAACCAGCACGAAGGTAAACTGCAGAACGGCAAGGGCCCGTCCACCacgggtggagagggggagatggagggtgaAGACGGGGGAAGGGAGAACTGTGCCCacggagaggagaaagagagctcCAACGACTCGACATCTGGCAGTGCAGCGGCGTCCAACCACAAAGAAGAAGAAGCGGTGCCATCCAGAGCAAACTGCAACACCGAGCTCGTTCAGCAGCCAACCCGCCACCGGGCCAAGGCAGGTGGCTCCAAACTCACCTGCATCAAGATTAAGACCAGTTCTCTCAAGGGGGACTGCTACACGCCCTCCAACGCCACGGTGGAGATCGTCTCCGCCACGGAGAAGCAGAACCATGTGGCGCGGAAAATCGTGAAGATGACCAAGCAGCCGCCCAAGAAGAAGAAAGCACCACCGTCTCGGGAGAAGAAGGTGACCCGTACCATCATGGCCATCCTGGTGGCCTTTGTGGCCACCTGGACCCCTTACAATGTCATGGTGCTAATCAACACCTTCTGCTCCAGCTGCATCCCCAGCACAGTCTGGACTATCGGCTACTGGCTGTGCTACATAAACAGCACCATCAACCCCGCCTGCTATGCCCTCTGCAATGTCACTTTCAAAAAGACATTCAAACATCTCCTCCTCTGCCAATACAAAAACATTAGGTCAGCTAGATGA